Sequence from the Syntrophorhabdus sp. genome:
TGCCGCTTTTCCCCCCGCTCTTCTCGAGGAGATAGAAGGGCCCGAGCTCGATACCCTTGTCCACAGCCTTGCACATGTCGTAGATCGTGAGACCCGCGACGGTCGCTGAGGTCAGGGCCTCCATTTCGACGCCCGTCTGTCCCTTCGTCCTGACAGTCGAGATGATCTCCACGGTGTGACCCGCATCGTCGAAGCGGAAATCGACGTCGACATGGGTAATGGCGAGAGGGTGACACAGAGGTATCAGGTCATGGGTCTTCTTCGCCGCCATGATCCCCGCGATCTTGGCAACGGTGAATATGTCTCCCTTGGGTCCCTGCCCCCCGCGTATGAGCGCGTAGGTCCCGGCAGCCATGGTTACCCTGCCCGACGCCACCGCCTCCCTCTCAGTCTCCTTCTTCCCCGACACATCAACCATCCGGGCCTTCCCGTCACTATCAACATGACTCAATTTCGCCAAACCAAACCCCCGTCTATTCTTTTGCCTTTCCCCTGGAACATGGAACCTGAAACCTGCGGCAATCTCTTTTTTTCGTCTTTCCTATCACCCGTCACCTATCACCCATAACCCGTCTTCTATCCTCCTATATTCCTCAAGCTCCTCTGGCATTTCCGTATCGCACCCATTTCGAGCTTCCTTTCCGGTTTCACCTTTACGACGCCGCGAATGAACTCCTTCACCTCTTCGTCGCTCTTGCCCGATCTCATGAGCGCCTTCACGTCGTATTCCACATCGGAAAAGAGACAGGGACGTATCATGCCCCTCGAGGTCAACCGGATCCGGTTGCATTCCGCGCAGATATGGCTGGACACGGGACTGATAAAGCCGATCCTTCCCGATCCTCCCACTATGTCGAAGACCTTCGCCGGGCCCTTGCCCGGTCTCAGCGAGGGGACAAGCTCGAACTCCCGGCGGATGATCTCTTCTATCTCCCGTGACGTTATGATCTCGGTGGATTTCCAAAGCGACATGTCACCAAAAGGCATGAACTCGATGAACCTGATCTCGTGGTCCCACTTCCGCGCGATACGGACAAAATCGAGTATCTCGTCATCGTTGAAGTCCTTTATGATGACCGTATTTATCTTGATCGGGTTCAGTCCGGCATAGGAGGCCTTCTTGATGCCGTCGATCACCCTGTCAAAGGCGTCGATGCATGTGATCCAGGCAAACCTGTCTTTTCTCAATGTATCGAGGCTGATGTTGATCCGTTTCAGCCCCGCCTCCTTCAGTTCTTCCAGATGGTCCGCGAGAAGGACGCCGTTCGTGGTAAGACTGATATCGGTGATCCCCTCTATCGCCCCGATCTCCTTGAGGAGATGAGGCAAGTCCTTTCTCGTCAGCGGCTCACCCCCGGTCAGGCGTACCTTCCTGACCCCCAGCGAGGCGCATATCCTGACGAAACGGATGATCTCCTCGTAGGAAAGGACCTCCGTATGGGGGATGAACGGAAAATCGCCGTCGACACAATACCTGCAGCGCAGATTGCACCGGTCGGTGACGGAAATGCGCACGTAGTCGATAACCCTGTTGTAGTCGTCTATGAGCTTCATAACATCAAATAACCCTGTCCTCCGGAAGGCTTCAGTGGCCTCCGCTGTTTCCGGTCTTTGCTCTCTCAACACATAGAGAAGCCCGCGGTCCCGGGACCCCCATCCTGGATTCTCATCGGCGGCCCGGCCGCTATCAGCAAAGAC
This genomic interval carries:
- the moaA gene encoding GTP 3',8-cyclase MoaA; translation: MKLIDDYNRVIDYVRISVTDRCNLRCRYCVDGDFPFIPHTEVLSYEEIIRFVRICASLGVRKVRLTGGEPLTRKDLPHLLKEIGAIEGITDISLTTNGVLLADHLEELKEAGLKRINISLDTLRKDRFAWITCIDAFDRVIDGIKKASYAGLNPIKINTVIIKDFNDDEILDFVRIARKWDHEIRFIEFMPFGDMSLWKSTEIITSREIEEIIRREFELVPSLRPGKGPAKVFDIVGGSGRIGFISPVSSHICAECNRIRLTSRGMIRPCLFSDVEYDVKALMRSGKSDEEVKEFIRGVVKVKPERKLEMGAIRKCQRSLRNIGG
- the moaC gene encoding cyclic pyranopterin monophosphate synthase MoaC, producing the protein MAKLSHVDSDGKARMVDVSGKKETEREAVASGRVTMAAGTYALIRGGQGPKGDIFTVAKIAGIMAAKKTHDLIPLCHPLAITHVDVDFRFDDAGHTVEIISTVRTKGQTGVEMEALTSATVAGLTIYDMCKAVDKGIELGPFYLLEKSGGKSGTYRRKAS